One genomic window of Nicotiana sylvestris chromosome 10, ASM39365v2, whole genome shotgun sequence includes the following:
- the LOC138879441 gene encoding uncharacterized protein, with translation MQDRIHRFIAGLAPKLTEACATAALQDSMDISQIQTFAQNIERGRRRQQSAERTKSGQRKRMRFVRSQEQSQGSYRPQYFKRPPRPPPPQLQGYKYDRYTQSGPGESPQALGLQQQQGLRQTGPFQPRCAICGRGHLGQCRAGSDACYTCVRLGHMMRYCPNKDSGDMAQPANSATGSAMSVHPSGHESRPSAGRGRGRGRGRGFSSDPGSTLSCITPFVARKFGIVPEILSDPFTVSTPVGESIIPRRVYRGCTITVCGRQTSADLVELEMLDFDAIMGMDWLAACYATVDFRAKTARFHFPGKPVLEWVSNTVTPRGRFISYLKARKMIAKGFIYHIVRVKDADAEKSILQSIPVVKEYADVFPDELPGIPPEREIDFAIDLLPGTQPIPIPPYRMAPAELKELKEQLKDLLENGFIRPSTSPWGAPVLFVRKKDGSLRMCIDYRQLNKKATKFQWTEACEKSFQKLKNRLTSVPVLALPDGPDGYAMYCDASDHKSLQYILKQKEMNLRQRRWLELLKDYDVNILYHPGKANVVADALSRRSMGSLTHVEAEKRQLTRDIHQLACFGVRLVDSGNGGVVLQNTAKSSLIAEVKDRKYEDTELVKSRERVPQQKKSLLELKGDGVLRYKGRLCVPEVAGLRDRIMSEAHYSWYSIHLGSTKMYHEIKDVYWWNDMKKNIVEYVTQCPSFQQVKIEHQKPGGLMKTIEIPTWKWEAINMDFITGLPRSHHKLDSIWVTVDMLRKSAHFLPVRSTYTAEDYTKLYIKEIVRLHGVPVSIISDHGAQFTAYFWRSFQKGLGTQVNLSTAFHPQTDGQAERTIQTLEDMLRACVLDFNRSWDEHLPLIEFSFINSYHSSIQMAPYEALYGRRCRSPIGWFDVGEFGLYGPDLVQQAIEKVKFIRERLLTAQSRQKSYSDVRRRDLEYEVNDWVFLKVSPMKGIMGFGKRGKLIPRYIGPYRIIRRVGQVAYELEFPSELESVYPVFHICCLNSAGQGRFFSRLTVRTNVPKILHVSALSTTEIDFFSSSKEQKYYGSYKADETLTEEGK, from the exons atgcaGGATAGAATCCACAGGTTTATAGCGGGGTTGGCCCCAAAGTTGACTGAGGCGTGTGCCACCGCTGCATTacaggatagtatggatatctcgcAAATTCAGACATTTGCCCAGAATATAGAAAGGGGTAGGCGTCGGCAGCAGAGTGCGGAGAGGACTAAGTCAGGGCAGcgtaagaggatgagatttgTCAGGTCGCAGGAGCAGTCTCAGGGGAGCTACCGGCCCCAGTACTTCAAACGACCACCTAGACCTCCGCCACCTCAGCTACAGGGGTACAAGTATGACCGCTATACTCAGTCAGGACCAGGTGAGAGCCCCCAAGCATTAGGGTTGCAGCAACAACAAGGTTTGAGACAGACAGGGCCATTTCAGCCGCGATGTGCCATCTGTGGCCGAGGACACTTGGGCCAATGCCGAGCCGGTTCtgatgcttgttatacatgtgtACGTCTAGGGCATATGATGCGATATTGCCCAAATAAGGATTCTGGGGATATGGCACAACCAGCGAATTCAGCAACAGGATCAGCTATGTCGGTGCATCCTTCAGGGCACGAGTCTCGGCCTTCGGCTGGTAGAGgtcgaggtagaggtagaggtagagggtTCAGTTCAG acccaggatctaccttatcatgtattaccccatttgtcgcgcgaaaatttggtatagtgcctgaaatactaagtgatccttttaCGGTATCTACACCGGTCGGAGAATCGATTATCCCTAGACGTGTTTACCGAGGTTGTACGATAACAGTTTGTGGTCGTCAAACCTCAGCCGACCTAGTTGaactagagatgttggattttgatgctatcatgggcatggactggttggcagcttgttatgccACGGTTGATTTTCGAGCAAAGACAGCTAGATTTCATTTTCCGGGTAAGCCAGTCCTCGAATGGGTAAGTAATACAGTGACACCCAGAGGGAGGTTTATTTCCTATTTGAAGGCAAGAaaaatgatcgcaaaagggttcatctatcatattgtgcgagttaaaGATGCCGATGCTGAGAAATCTATACTTCAGTCTATTCCAGTAGTAAAAGAGTACGCAgatgtatttccagatgaacttccaggtattcctccagagcgagagattgattttgCAATCGATTTGCTTCCGGGAACACAACCAATACCCATCCCTCCAtatagaatggcacctgccgaattaaaggagttgaaggagcaattaaaagatttactggaaaatggttttattaggcctagtacctcaccttggggtgcaccggtattgTTTGTACGAAAAAAGGACGGATcgctaaggatgtgtatcgactataggcaactgaacaag aaagcgactaagtttcagtggacagaggcCTGTGAGAAGAGTTTCCAAAAGCTTAAAAACAGATTGACCTCAGTGCCAGTTCTGGCACTTCCAGATggtccagatggttatgccatgtattgtgatgcctcag ATCATAAGAGCCTGCAATATATCCTCAAGCAAAAAGAGATGAATTTGCGACAAAGACgatggcttgaattattgaaagactacgatgttaacattctctaccatccagggaaagctaatgttgtagcagatgctttaagtcgccgatctatgggtagcttaacACATGTAGAGGCCGAGAAAAGACAATTGACAAGGGAtattcatcaattggcttgtttTGGGGTTCGATTAGTGGACTCTGGCAATggaggagttgtactccaaaatactgcaaaatcatctctcatagctgaagtaaaggaTAGGAAATACGAGGATACAGAGTTAGTCAAGTCGAGAGAGCGGGTTCCACAACAGAAGAAGTCGTTGTTAGAACTCAAaggagatggggttctcagatacaAGGGTCGTTTGTGTGTTCCAGAGGTAGCAGGGCTACGAGATAGGATTATGTCAGAAGCACATTATTCATGGTATTCTATTCACCTTgggtcgacaaagatgtatcatgaaattaaggatgtgtattggtggaacgatatgaaaaAGAACATTGTCGAGTATGTCACTCAATGCCCTAGTTTCCAGCAGGTGAAaatagagcaccagaagcccggagggctaatgaagactatagagatcccgacatggaaatgggaggcgatTAACATGGACTTTATCACAGGTTTACCTCGTTCCCATCATAAGCTTGATTCTATATGGGTGACAGTCGATATGCTCAGgaaatcagctcatttcctacCAGTCAGATCTACCTATACAGCAGAGGATTACAcaaaattatatattaaggagatagtgcgactacacggagtacccgtatctattatatctgaccaTGGGGCCCAGTTTACAGCatatttttggaggtcatttcagaaaggtctaggaactcaagtgaatctcagcacagcttttcatccacaaacagatggacaagccgagcgcacgattcagacgctcgaggatatgttgCGAGCATGTGTCCTGGATTTTAAtagaagttgggatgaacatctacctcttatcgagttttcATTTATTAAcagttaccactccagtatccagatggctccgtacgaggctttgtatgggcgcaggtgcagatctcccatagggtggttcgatgttggagaattTGGGTtatatgggccagacctggttcaacaggccatagaaaaagtaaaattTATCCGGGAGCGactgttgacagctcagagtcgacagaagtcatattctgacgtgcggcgacgagatttagagtacgaggttaatgactgggtattcttaaaggtgtcacctatgaaaggtaTAATGGGATTTGGCAAGAGAGGCAAGCTTatcccacggtatattgggccttataggatcattcggagagtgggccaagtagcttacgAGTTAGAATTTCCCTCGGAACTGGAGTCTGTTTatccagtttttcac ATATGTTGCCTAAATAGTGCAGGACAGGGCAGATTTTTCAGCAGGCTAACAGTCCGAACAAATGTCCCTAAGATACTGCACGTATCAGCTCTATCTACTACTGAAATCGACTTCTTCAGCAGCTCGAAAGAGCAAAAATACTATGGCAGTTACAAGGCAGATGAAACTTTGACAGAAGAGGGAAAATAG